The Streptomyces sp. NBC_00775 genome includes the window GCGCTGCTGGCCGCGGGGCTCGGTCTGGACGCGACAGGCGTCGACCTCGCCTCCAACGCCCTGCGCGTGGCCGAAACGAAGGCGCGCGACCGAGGCCTCCCGGCGCGGTTCATGCTCCACGACGCCCGTCGACTGGCCGATCTGCACGAGCGGTTCGACACCGTGCTCGACTGCGGGCTCTTCCACATCTTCGACGGCGACGATCGCGCCGCCTACGTCGACGGCCTGCGGTCCGTACTGCCGGTGGGCGGCCGCTGCTTCATCCTCGCCTTCAGTGACCGGCAGCCGGGCGAGTGGGGACACGTGCACCGGCTGACGCGCGGCGAGATCGAGGCCGCGTTCGCCGACGGATGGCGCATCGACTCGATCGAACCGGCCACGCTCGACATCACCACCGACCCCGTCGGCATCCAGGCCTGGCTGGTCGCCCTCACCCGGATCTGAGCCTTCACGGGGGCGGCACCTCACTGCCCGCGCGGAGAAAGGAACACCATGCTGACCGCCGAAGCCCGTGTCGAGACCGATCGTCCGAGCCGGTATCTCGTCCAGCTCTGCAAGCACTTCGACAACAAGGGGCGGCACTTGAGCCATCGGCCGCGCGGCCACAACGGCGAGGACGCGCAGGCGCTGGACGAGACGCGGGCGGCGGCAGCCCAGGCGCAGGTCGAATGGTCCGAGACGCGGGGGAGCGTCCGCCTTCCCTGGGGCCGGTGCGAGCTGCGGGCCGAACCGGGCGCGCTGACCGCACATGTCGAAGCCGTCGACGAGGAGAACCTGCGGCGGCTCCAGGACCTCGTCGCCGGGCACGTCGCGAGGTTCGGCAGGCGTGAGGAGCTGACGGTGACCTGGAAAGGGCCCGAAACCGCGATGGAGCCGGCCGACGACAACGCCGTCGACTTGGCTCCGGCGACGCGAGGAGAGGTCGTACGAAGCCGTCGGCGCGCCAGGACGGCGGCCCTCGTGGCGATCGGCGTGCTCGCCGTCGCCGTACACCTCGGGCTGGGCGGAGTCCTGCTCGCGAACTTGCGGTGGACGGGATGGGCCGTGGGCGTCGTCCTGGCGGTCGTCCTGCTGAAGGTCACCGTCCTGACGGGCCTGGGCCGCTTCGTCCTGCGCCGAGACAGGACCTCCCGGGCCCGCTGACGCCGTCGCCGACGTCAGCCGGCGCTACCGGGATTCATTCGCAGTGCTCCGGCCTTCAGGCCGGGGGTGAAGCGAATCTGATGGTGGCGACGCGGAGCGTCGCGGATTCCGGTCCGGCGGAGCCGTCGGGGTGTCCCACGGTGTGCATGACGAACACGCCCAGCGCCAGCACCACGACGAGCAGCAGGTGCCCGAGGGCCGCTCCTGTTCGTACGTTTCGGCTCACACGCACTCTGGGGTCTACGCCTGTGATCGCTCCGGACGTTGCTCTGCGACAGTACCGAAGGGGGAGTGGCCGTGCGGCGGCGGGCGTAGATGTCAGGTCAGCCGGCACCGGGCCGCTTCACCCGGAAGAGCGCTAACCGGAAGAGCGTTAATACGCCCGCGTCGTGACGTTCCGCTTACGATCAGTCACATGCCGCAGGAACCGGTCGGCCGCACGGCGTCGCGCAAGCCGACCCTCGCACTCCTCGTGGGCCTGACTCTGTTGCTCATGGCCCACGTCGTGGCGTGTGCCGCGCATGCGGCCGCGAGCCACCCCCACCCTGCGGCGGCCGCGCCCTCGGCGCACGCGGAGTCCGGCGCCGACGACCCGCCGTGGGTCTCCGCCGCGTCGGACTGCGCGGCGAACGGTGAAGGCGACGACGACCCAGGACACGGCGCCACCTGCTGCGACCCGGCCGACTGGACCGCGAACGTACGCGCGCCGGCAGGGGCCCTGCTGCTGACCTTGTCGCTGCTCGCCCTCCTCGTGCTCCGCGGCCGCGGGGAGGAACCGGCCACATCCGGCGGGCCACCCGGGCGACGAGAAATCTCCGACGGACTGCCCCTCGGCGGTCCCCGACTGCTGCGACTCGTCTGCGTCAGCCGTACGTGACGTCGCCCGCCCGGCACGCCCGCCGGGTGTCCGGCACACCTCCCCGTACGGCACAGACACGCGGCCTCATCGCGGGCCGCGGAAGGACCACGACATGAGCACGGCCCTGCGCAGGATCTCCTCGCGCGACATCTCCTCCTTCCTCGCGGCACATGAACTCCCCGACCCGCTCGGCGCACCGCGCCGGTCACCCGCCGGCCTGGTCGGCAACACCCCCGTCCTGTGGATCGGCGAACCCTTCAACCCCGCGGGACGGGGTTTCTGGGCCAAACTCGAAGGCGCCAACCCTGGCGGCATCAAGGACCGTCCGGCGCTGCACATGGTCTCCGCGGCGCGCGAGCGCGGCGACCTCGCGCCCTGCGCCCCGATCATCGAGTCCACCAGCGGCACCCTCGGCCTGGGCCTGGCGCTGGCCGGGATCACCTACGGCCACCCGGTCACGCTGGTCACCGACCCCGGCCTGGAGCCACTGATGGCGCACCAGCTCCGCGCCCTCGGCGCGCACGTGGACGTCGTCACCGAGCCGCACCCGGTGGGAGGCTGGCAGGAAGCCCGCCGGCAACGGGTCGGCGAACTGCTCGCCCGTACGCCCTCGGCCTGGTGCCCCGATCAGTACAACAACCCCGACAACGTCGCCGCCTACGCCCCGCTCGCCCTCGAACTCACCGTCCAGCTCGGCCGGATCGACGTCCTCGTGGCCGCGGTCGGCACCGGCGGACACTCGGCGGGCATCGCCCGCACCCTGCGCGCCTTCCACCCGGAGCTCAGACTCGTCGGCGTCGACTCGGTGCACTCGACCGTCTTCGGCCAGCCGGCGGGCCCGCGCCTGATGCGGGGCCTCGGCAGCAGCATCCATCCGGGCAATGTCGACCACGCGGCCTTCGCGGAGGTCCACTGGGTCGCTCCCGGCGAGGCGGTGTGGACCTGCCGCGAACTGGCCCGCGGCCACTACGCCAGCGGCGGATGGAGCGTCGGCGCGGTGGCGCTGGTGGCGAACTGGCTGGCCCGTACGCAGCCCGCGCGCACCCGTATCGCGGCGGTCTTCCCCGACGGTGTGCACCGCTACTGGGACACGGTCTACAGCGACGACTACTGCCGGACCCACGACCTCCTCCGTCGACTCCCGGCCGCCGAGCCGGACGAGATCGCGCACCCCGGCGAGCGTACGGTCGAGCGCTGGACCCGCTGCACCGGCGTCACCGCACCCGTCGGGACGGGAGGGGCGGCGCGATGAAGTCACTCGCCGAGCAGTTCCGTTCGTTCAACGGATGCGTCCGGCTGCTGATGGTTCAGCAGTTCACCATCAACACCGCGTTCTACATGCTGATGCCCTATCTCGCCGTTCATCTCGCGGACGGGCTGGGGATGGCCGCCTGGGCGGTCGGCCTGGTGCTGGGGGTGCGCAACTTCACCCAGCAGGGGATGTTCCTGATCGGTGGCACGCTCGCCGACCGGCTCGGCCACAAGCCCATGATCATGGCCGGATGCGGGCTCCGTACCGTCGGATTCGGCCTGCTGGGGTTCGTGGACTCGCTGCCGGCTCTCGTCGCGGCCTCGGCGTTGACGGGGTTCGCCGGAGCCCTGTTCAACCCGGCGGTCCGCGCCTGTCTCGCGCAGGAGGTGGGGGAGCGGAGAGTGGCGGCGTTCGCGACGTTCAACGTCTTCTACCAGGCCGGGATGTTCGTCGGTCCGCTGGTCGGACTCGCGCTGCTGTCCGCCGACTTCGGGCTGGTCTGCTCCGTCGCCGCGCTGCTGTTCCTCGCCCTGACGGTCATTCAGTTCCGCATGCTGCCCGATCGCGGGGGCAACTCGACGACGGAACCCGGCGGCCTGCTCGCCGACTGGCGCACCGTCGTCCGCAACCGGCCCTTCCTGCTCTTCTCCGCCGCCATGATCGGCTCGTACGTCCTGTCCTTCCAGGTCTACCTCGCGCTGCCGTTGCAGGCGCACCGGGTGGCCCCGGACAGCGGCGACGCGGTGACCACGGCCCTGTTCGCGGTCTCCGCCGGGGTGGCCGTGGCCGGACAGATGAAGATCACGGCATGGGTGCGGGCGCGATGGACCGCGCGTCGCGCCATCGTCCACGGCATCGCACTCATGGGCGCTGCCTTCCTGCCCTTGCTCCTCGACACCGGAGCGGTGACCGGAGACACCGGTGCCATCGGCCGGCTGACGGCTCTGGCCCCCCTGTTCGCGACGGTCACCCTGCTCGGACTGGGCACGGCCGTGGTCTACCCGTTCGAGATGGACACCGTCGTCTCGCTCGCCGGCGGGCGGCTGGTCGCCACCCACTACGGCCTGTACAACACCGTCTCCGGACTCGGTATCACTCTGGGAAACCTGATCACGGGCGCCCTCTGGGACGCCGCCGAACGCGAGGGGCACCCGGAGTTGACGTGGTGGGCGCTCGCGGCGACGGGCGCGCTCTGTGCCGGATGCGTCGGCCTGCTGGCCCGCTCGGGCCGCCTGACACCTCGGGCCGAGCCGGAACTCGCCGTGGTGGCCATGTCCAGCAACAGGTGACCGGGGCGCCGGGCAGGCCCGTGCGCGGCTGATCCCTAGGTGTTCTCTGCCCTGGACATGCGCAGGGCGAGGTCCCGGAGCAGATCGGCCGTCTTGATGTCGGTTCGGCCGGAGTCGTGGATGTCGGCGAGTTCGGAGAAGAGGAAGGCGAAGGCGCCCACGAGCGAGATGGCGGCGGGCAGGTAGGCGTCTGCGACGGCCTGGCCCGCCTCCGCGGGTCCCGCGTCGGCGGGCACCTCGACGCGGGGGAACACCTCTGTGACCAGCGCGCCGAGGTGGGTCTCGGCCGACTCGACCTCGGCGTCCTCGTCCTGGGCGATCCTGCGCACCATCGCGTTGGTCTCGGTGAGGACGCCGATGGCGCGCAGGATGATCTCCGTCTGTTCCATGCCGTGAGCCTAGACGGGCGAAGCCCCGCTGTGACCTCGGTATTCGATTCGAGATGGTAGACAGTGGCCATGAACGACTTCTCCCGCTCCCGCCCGGCCCGCGCACGATGACCGCAGGCATCGACACCCCGGACCGCCGGGGCCGCACCGGACTCGACCGCGTCGGCCGCGACCTGACCGGCAACCCCCGCGTCAAGATCCGGGACGTGCAACTCCTGTCCTGCCACTGGTACGTGGAGCGCACCACCACTTTCGACTTCCGGCACGCCGACGGCACCTGGAGCACCCAGGAGCGCGAGACGCACGACCGCGGCAACGGCGCCACCCTCCTCCTGTACGACGCCGAACGCGAAACCGTGCTGCTGACCAGGCAGTTCCGCTACCCCGTGTACGTCAACGGGCACCCCGACGGCATGTTGATCGAGACACCGGGCGGGCTGCTCGACGAGGAGGACGAGCATCCCGAAGTCGCCGTGCGGCGCGAGGTCATCGAGGAGACCGGGCACACCGTCGGCGAGGTCCACCACGTCTTCGACGTCTACATGAGCCCGGGCTCGGTCACCGAGCGGGTGAGTTTCTACGCCGCCTCGTACGGCCCCTCCACCCGTACCCACGAGGGCGGCGGGCTTGACGAGGAAGGCGAGGACATCGAGATCGTCGAACTGCCCTTCCGCAGCGCCCTGGACATGATCCGCACCGGGGAGATCGCCGACGCGAAGACCATCATGCTGCTGCAATGGGCAGCCCTGGAAGGACCGTTCAACAAGGCTTGACAACAAGGCTTGACTTAAAGAGCACTTCAAGTTCCAGACTCCTGTTCAGGCCCGCGGATTTCGGGCCCGAACGGGAGGGACACCATGAAGTACCGCACGATCGGCACCGACCCGAAGACCCGCCGTGAGGTGAGCGTGCTCGCACTCGGTGCGATGCTGTTCGGCTCACGGACGGACGAGAAGACCTCCTTCGCCGTCCTCGACCGTTATGTCGAGGCCGGCGGGAACTTCATCGACACCTCCGACAACTACGCCTTCTGGACCGACGACAGCCAGGGCGGCCAGAGCGAGGCGCTGCTCGGACGCTGGCGGCGCAGCCGCGGCATCGGCGACGAGATCGTCATCGCGACCAAACTGGGCGCGCGGCCGCTGGCCCCCGGCACCGGATACATCGACAACCCGGAGGGCCTGTCCGCCAAGGTGATCCGCGAGGCGGCCCAGCGCAGCCAGGAACGCCTCGGCGTGGAGAAGATCGACCTGCTGTACGCGCACATAGAGGACCGAACCGTGGAACCGCGGGAGACCGTGGAGGCGTTCGGTGAGCTGGTCGCCGAGGGCGGTGTCGGGCTGCTCGGGGTGAGCAACCACGCCATCTGGCGGGTGGAGCGGGCCCGCGCCCTCGCCGCCGCGGCCGGACTGCCCGGCTATGAGGTCCTGCAGTACCACCACAGCCTCCTGCGGCCGCGCGCCGACGTGCCCAGCGAACTCTTCCCCGAGGGCAATCTCGGCGCGGCGACGGGGGAACTGCTCAGCTATCTGCGAGCCGAGCCCGCGCTGACGCTGGTCGCCTACTCGCCCCTGCTGACCGGCGCGTACGTACGGCCGGACAAGCCGCTGCTGTCCGCCTACGACCACCCGGGAACGCCGGCCCGGCTCGCCGTGCTGCGGGACGTGGCGAAGGAGACGGGGGCGAGCCTCAACCAGGTGGTGCTGGCCTGGCAGATCGGTGCCGAGTTGCCGGTGATCCCCCTCGCCGGGGCGTCCTCCGTGGCCCAGCTGGAGGAGAACCTGGCCGCGGTGGAGCTGGAACTGACGGCGGATCAGCGGGCCCGGCTGGACGCCGCTCACTGAGAGGAACGGCACGGTCCTCGTCGTGGCCGGTGGCTAAGCAGGTCGGGTGAAGTCCGCTGCGGTTCCGCAGCGCCCTGAAGGGGCGCGGGGAACTGCGCGACCAGCCACGACGGTGCCGCAGACGATCGACGGCATATCGCGGCACATCCAGCGGAGCGCTTAGTGGCCACCGCCGCGCCGTGACCGGCGTGTGGTCAGCAGGAGCGCGATGTCGTCGGGGCGCTGAATGGCCTGCCGGGCCTCCGCGGTGAGCAGGTCGGCCGCACGGGACAACGAGGGGCTGCCCGGCCTGCCGTGCGGGGTGCCCGCGCGGGCCAGGGCCGCGCGGAGGATCTCGACGCCCTCGTCGATGTCGGTGCCGGGCCGCTCGACCAGGCCGTCCGTGTACAGGGCCAGCACGGCGTCGGGTTCCAGCAGCAGCTCCGTCACCGGGTACTGGGCCCGCGGGTCCACTCCGAGCACCACCCCGCCGGGCAGGTCCAGCACCTCGGTGCGGCCGTCCGGATGGCGCAGCAGGGGCTGCGGATGGCCGGCCCGGGCGGCTCGGGCGACTCCCGTGACCGGGTCGACCCTGACGTAGCAGCAACTGGCGAACTGACCCGGATCGAGATCGATGAGCAGCTGGTTGGTGCCGCTCATCACCTCGTCCGGGGAATGGTCGCCGAGCGTGAACGCCCGTACCGCGCTGCGCAGTTGGCCCATCGTGGCCGCCGCCTGGACGCCGTGCCCCTGTACGTCGCCGATGACCAGGGCGAGCCCGTCGCCCGCCTTCACGACGTCGTACCAGTCGCCGCCCACATCCATGCCCACGGTGCCGGGCAGATACCGCCCGGCCGTCTTCACCAGCGGGTGAGCCGACAGCCGGTGCGGCAGCAGGGCCTCCTGCAGCCCGCGGGCGAGGGCGGACTCGTCGTCGTAGCGCCGGGCCCGCTCCAGGGCCTGCGCGATCAGCCCGGCGAGCGCCGTCAGCACCGTACGGTCCTCGGTGCTGAAGTCGCGGGAGCGGTCGAAGCCGAGGATGCAGGAGCCTACCGGCCGCCCCGAGGCGATCAGCGGCAGGAAGGCACGGGCCCCCTCCTTGGCGTCCAGCGCGATATCCGGATAGGCGGCCGCCAGCTGCCGCATCGACTCGAAGAAGAGCGGGCGGCCGCTGGTGAGTGCCTCGACCCCGGGCAGCTTGGCGTCCAGGCCCACCCCGTCGAACGGGGCGAGGAATCCCTGCGGGAAGCCGGTCTCCCAGGCCAGGTACATGCGCCGGTCCTGGAGCAGATAGATGGCGAGCCGGCGTCCGCCGAACGCGGGCAGCAGTTCCCGCATCACCACCTCGGACACCTGGCGGGCCGTCACCGCCTCGGTCAGTGCGATGGCGAGGATGATGGGCCGGTACTGCGGCGGTGTCGTCGGGACACCGGACATGGGCTCGTCGGCATCGGGCCCCACCGGCACGGCCGCCATCGCCCGCTCGTCGTACGGGATGGCCTCCGCGGTGTCCGCGACCCGCCCCATCGGCACGATCTTGCACGTCAGGCTGTTGGGGCCGGGGTAGACGGACAGCGTCAGCCAGGTGCCTCCGGTGCGCCCCGGAGTCTCCTCGCGGCCGTCTCCGTGCGGTCGTCTGATCTGGAAGTGCACCGGATCCGGCGACAGCAGCGCCCCACGCAGATGATCTTCGTAGGCCGGCCGGTCCAGCCAGGGCACCGCGTCCCACAGGGGACGCCCCAGCAGCTCCGGGAGCGGCCGGCCGAGCAGCTCGGCGGCGCGCGGGTTGGCGTAGGTGATCAGTCCGAGCCGGTCGAAGGCGAACACACCCTCCGGCAGCAGATCCGCCGCTCCGTCCGCCGCCGGGCCCGGGCCGGGATCCACGACCACGCCGCTGACCCGGTACGGCGGGGCGGGCGCGGCACCCGAGATCCACAGCTCCAGCAGACGCAGTCCGCCGTCCGCGGTGCGCACCGGCAGCGGGTGGGGCGGCGGGCTCCCGGCCGCCGTGTCGCGCAGCGCCGCCAGCAGCAGTCGGGGATCGTCGCGGGTGACCGCACGGGCCAGCGCCTCCGGCGTTCCGGTGAAGCCCTCGCGGCTGGTGCCGAGCAGGGCCCACAGGGCGTCGTCGGCGATGACCGTGTCGTCGGTGGGATCCCAGGTGAAGCCGCCGACACACCGGGAGGAAGGAGCGTCGGCCGGTGGCCGCGTGCACAGCGGCTCCCCGTCCCAGAAGACGCTCTGCCCGTTCTTGTCCAGCGACGCCAGAACGGCACCCAGTTCCTCGGCCACCGCCGTCATCCGGTCACGGTCCGGCAGCACCTCGGTGGCGTCCGACGCCGAGGGCCGCAGCACCGTGAGGACGCCGAACGGCGTCGCGGCGCCCACGACAGGGACATACAGCGAACCGAAAGGGAACGGCAGTCCCGCGGCGAGCTGCGGGTAGCGGCGCATCGTCTCCGTGGGGTCGGTGAGCAGCACCTCCACGCCGAGCCGATGGGCGTCGGCGGCGGGGAACGGGCGGTCCACGTGCATGCGCCACCAGGGGCGGAACAGCGGGCCGGGCAGCCCCGCGAGCACGGCCAGCCTGAGCAGCCCGGGCGTACTCGAACGCAGGTATACGCCTCCCGCGAAGCCGCGCGCCGCCCGGATCGCGTCCGTCACGGCGCCGCTGAGCAGGTCGGCCAGGCTTGCCAGCGCCTGGTCCTCACGCTCGGCGCTCCCAGTCATCGGTCTGCCCTCGTCCGCCCACCGCCAGGGGGGTACCACAGCAAGAATGCGCCTCCCAGGCCCCTGACCGCACCTCGACGCCCTCCCGGGCACGGCGTCGCGCGGCCGTTTCCGCGGCTGCGCTCGCTTGTGCCCAGCGCGAAGATACCGGGTCGTACGAGGTTCGGGAGCCGCTCGTACGCGAGTGATTCAGGAACCCGGTCCGGGAGCGAGCGTCTCGGCGGCGACGGCCGCCACAGCCGCGGCGACGGCGGCGAGCGCGGGGGAGTCGAGTTTCCACTGCTGCCAGAACAGCGGAACGTCGACCGCCCGGTCCGGCGCGAGGTTGACCAACCGCCCGGCCCGCAGCAGCGGTTCGGCCTGCACTTCGGGCACCATTCCCCAGCCCATGCCGGCCACGACGGCGTCCACGAACCCCTCCGACGTGGGCATGAAGTGCCGCAGCGCGCCGGCGCCGCGTCCGCCCCGGAACGCGCGGACGAAGTCGTCCTGGAGGCCGTCGTTGCGGTCGAACACGACCAGGGGCGCGTCGCCGATCACGTCCCGCAGCGGCGTCTTCGGCGGGCCGCCGAGCCATCGCCCGGCGAAACCGGGGCTCGCGACCGGCAGGTAGCGCATGCGGCCGAGCGCGCGGACCGAGCAGCCCGTGACCGCGTCCGGTGACGAGGTCACTGCCGCCATCACCAGCCCCTCGCGCAACAGCGTGGCCGTATGGTCCTGGTCCTCGCGGCGCAGCTCGAAACAGAGCCGCAGCTCCTCCGGGACACGGGTCAGCGCGGGGAGGAACCACGTCGCCAGGGAGTCGGAGTTCACGGCGATCGACAGCCGCGTCGGCTCCCCGGAACCGGTCAGACCGAGCTCGGCCCGCGCGTCGCGCTCCAGCCGGGCCAGCTGACGCGCGAAGCGCACCACGACTTCGCCCGAATCGGTCGGCCGTACCGGTTTCGTCCGCATCAGCAGGACCCGGCCCGTGCGCTGTTCGAGCGCCTTGACGCGCTGGCTGACCGCCGACGGCGTCACATGGAGGGCGGCGGCCGCCGCGTCGAAGGTGCCCTCGTCGACCACCGCGAGCAGCGTGCGCACCTGGTCGAGGGGGAGTTCCGTCATCACGAACGCTAATGATACGTAAGAATCTTTAGCTGTACTCTTGACGATCATCTTTCTAGCGTCGATGTCATGACAGACGCCCTGACCGCCGTGGCCGCCGGATTCGGCACCGGCCTCTCCCTCATCGTCGCCATCGGCGCCCAGAACGCGTTCGTGCTGCGCCAGGGCATCCGCCGGGACGCGATCCTCACCGTGGTGGGCATCTGCGCCCTGTCCGACGCGGCGCTCATCGCGCTGGGTGTCGGCGGGGTGGGTGCGGTGGTCGTGGCCTGGCCGGCGGCCCTCACCGCGGTCGGGCTGGTCGGCGGCGCCTTCCTCCTGGTCTACGGATTCCTCGCCGCACGGCGGGTCCTGAAGCCCTCGGCCCTCAAAGCGGCGACCGTGCCGACGGGCTCGCGGCGTCGCGCCGTACTCACCTGCCTGGCCCTGACCTGGCTCAACCCGCACGTCTACCTCGACACCGTGTTCCTGCTCGGCTCGATCGCGGCCGACCGCGGCCCGCTGCGCTGGACCTTCGGCCTGGGCGCGGCCCTGGCCAGCCTGTGCTGGTTCGTCGCGCTCGGCTTCGGCGCCCGGCTGCTCAGCCGCTTCCTGGCCCGGCCCTCGTCCTGGCGCGTGCTGGACGGCCTGGTCGCCACGACGATGATCGCCATGGGTGCCTCGCTGATCGCCGGTGCCTGAGGTGTTGTAGTCCCTGCGGCCCCCGCAAGTCCGGTCCCCCGTGGACGCGTTCCGCTCCCGCTCGGCCATAGTGATCCCTGAACCGAAAGATGTATCGAGCAGCCAGGACGAGCGTGGACACGAGCGAGAACAGTACGGACAGCGGCCCCGCGGCACAGGACCGGACACCGGCACCGGAGCGGGCGAACCGGAGCGGATGGCGCCGCTGGGCGATGGACACCCGGCCGCTGCGCCGCCCCGCCTACCGCCGGCTGTGGTCCTCGACCGTCGTCACGACGGTGGGCAGCCAGCTCACCGCCGTGGCCGTGCCCAAGCAGATCTACGACATCACCGGCTCTTCGGCCTGGGTCGGCTACGCGAGCCTCGCCGGACTGCTGCCCCTCGTGGTCTTCGCGCTGTGGGGCGGCGCCATCGCCGACAGCATGGACCGGCGCAAGCTGCTCCTCATCACCAACAGCGGTATAGCCGTCACCTCGCTGCTCTTCTGGATACAGGCCGTCACCGGACTCGGCTCGGTGCTCGTCCTGATGGCGCTGCTCGCCCTCCAGCAGGCGTTCTTCGGCCTCAACTCCCCGGCCCGCAGCGCCTCCATCGCCCGCCTGGTCCCCGCGGAAGAACTGCCCGCGGCCAACGCGCTCGGCGCGACCGTCATGCAGACCGGCCTGGTGATGGGGCCACTGCTCGCCGGTGTGCTCATCCCCGTCGTCGGCCTGCCCGAGCTCTATCTGATCGACGCGCTCGCCCTCTGCTTCACCGTGTGGGCGGTGGTGCGGCTCCCCGCCCTGCCCCCGCTGACGGAAGGGGCGGCCCAGCGGGCGGGCTGGCGCGAGGTCGCCGCCGGCTTCCGCTACATCTCGGCGCACAAGGTGCTGCTGCTGTCCTTCCTCGCCGACATCATCGCCATGGTCTTCGGCATGCCCCGCGCCCTGTTCCCGCAGCTCGCCACACACACGTACGCGCCCTACGGCGAAGGGCTCGCACTCGGCCTGCTGTTCGCGGCGATCCCCATCGGCGCGATGATCGGCGGACTGATGTCGGGCACCTTCTCCCGCGCCCGCAGACACGGCCTGATGGTCATCGTCGCGGTCGCGGCATGGGGCGCGGCCATCACCGGGTTCGGGCTCAGCACCAGCCTGTGGGTGGCGGTGGCCTTCCTCGCCGCGGCCGGGATCGCCGACATGGTCTCCAGCG containing:
- a CDS encoding NUDIX domain-containing protein, giving the protein MTAGIDTPDRRGRTGLDRVGRDLTGNPRVKIRDVQLLSCHWYVERTTTFDFRHADGTWSTQERETHDRGNGATLLLYDAERETVLLTRQFRYPVYVNGHPDGMLIETPGGLLDEEDEHPEVAVRREVIEETGHTVGEVHHVFDVYMSPGSVTERVSFYAASYGPSTRTHEGGGLDEEGEDIEIVELPFRSALDMIRTGEIADAKTIMLLQWAALEGPFNKA
- a CDS encoding DUF2218 domain-containing protein, whose translation is MLTAEARVETDRPSRYLVQLCKHFDNKGRHLSHRPRGHNGEDAQALDETRAAAAQAQVEWSETRGSVRLPWGRCELRAEPGALTAHVEAVDEENLRRLQDLVAGHVARFGRREELTVTWKGPETAMEPADDNAVDLAPATRGEVVRSRRRARTAALVAIGVLAVAVHLGLGGVLLANLRWTGWAVGVVLAVVLLKVTVLTGLGRFVLRRDRTSRAR
- a CDS encoding SpoIIE family protein phosphatase; protein product: MTGSAEREDQALASLADLLSGAVTDAIRAARGFAGGVYLRSSTPGLLRLAVLAGLPGPLFRPWWRMHVDRPFPAADAHRLGVEVLLTDPTETMRRYPQLAAGLPFPFGSLYVPVVGAATPFGVLTVLRPSASDATEVLPDRDRMTAVAEELGAVLASLDKNGQSVFWDGEPLCTRPPADAPSSRCVGGFTWDPTDDTVIADDALWALLGTSREGFTGTPEALARAVTRDDPRLLLAALRDTAAGSPPPHPLPVRTADGGLRLLELWISGAAPAPPYRVSGVVVDPGPGPAADGAADLLPEGVFAFDRLGLITYANPRAAELLGRPLPELLGRPLWDAVPWLDRPAYEDHLRGALLSPDPVHFQIRRPHGDGREETPGRTGGTWLTLSVYPGPNSLTCKIVPMGRVADTAEAIPYDERAMAAVPVGPDADEPMSGVPTTPPQYRPIILAIALTEAVTARQVSEVVMRELLPAFGGRRLAIYLLQDRRMYLAWETGFPQGFLAPFDGVGLDAKLPGVEALTSGRPLFFESMRQLAAAYPDIALDAKEGARAFLPLIASGRPVGSCILGFDRSRDFSTEDRTVLTALAGLIAQALERARRYDDESALARGLQEALLPHRLSAHPLVKTAGRYLPGTVGMDVGGDWYDVVKAGDGLALVIGDVQGHGVQAAATMGQLRSAVRAFTLGDHSPDEVMSGTNQLLIDLDPGQFASCCYVRVDPVTGVARAARAGHPQPLLRHPDGRTEVLDLPGGVVLGVDPRAQYPVTELLLEPDAVLALYTDGLVERPGTDIDEGVEILRAALARAGTPHGRPGSPSLSRAADLLTAEARQAIQRPDDIALLLTTRRSRRGGGH
- a CDS encoding MDR family MFS transporter, which translates into the protein MKSLAEQFRSFNGCVRLLMVQQFTINTAFYMLMPYLAVHLADGLGMAAWAVGLVLGVRNFTQQGMFLIGGTLADRLGHKPMIMAGCGLRTVGFGLLGFVDSLPALVAASALTGFAGALFNPAVRACLAQEVGERRVAAFATFNVFYQAGMFVGPLVGLALLSADFGLVCSVAALLFLALTVIQFRMLPDRGGNSTTEPGGLLADWRTVVRNRPFLLFSAAMIGSYVLSFQVYLALPLQAHRVAPDSGDAVTTALFAVSAGVAVAGQMKITAWVRARWTARRAIVHGIALMGAAFLPLLLDTGAVTGDTGAIGRLTALAPLFATVTLLGLGTAVVYPFEMDTVVSLAGGRLVATHYGLYNTVSGLGITLGNLITGALWDAAEREGHPELTWWALAATGALCAGCVGLLARSGRLTPRAEPELAVVAMSSNR
- a CDS encoding LysR family transcriptional regulator ArgP; amino-acid sequence: MMTELPLDQVRTLLAVVDEGTFDAAAAALHVTPSAVSQRVKALEQRTGRVLLMRTKPVRPTDSGEVVVRFARQLARLERDARAELGLTGSGEPTRLSIAVNSDSLATWFLPALTRVPEELRLCFELRREDQDHTATLLREGLVMAAVTSSPDAVTGCSVRALGRMRYLPVASPGFAGRWLGGPPKTPLRDVIGDAPLVVFDRNDGLQDDFVRAFRGGRGAGALRHFMPTSEGFVDAVVAGMGWGMVPEVQAEPLLRAGRLVNLAPDRAVDVPLFWQQWKLDSPALAAVAAAVAAVAAETLAPGPGS
- a CDS encoding class I SAM-dependent methyltransferase, giving the protein MAGSTPHPRYDPQTARRPEDLYASPPPWDIGRPQPALLALAEAGALRGRVLDAGCGTGEHALLAAGLGLDATGVDLASNALRVAETKARDRGLPARFMLHDARRLADLHERFDTVLDCGLFHIFDGDDRAAYVDGLRSVLPVGGRCFILAFSDRQPGEWGHVHRLTRGEIEAAFADGWRIDSIEPATLDITTDPVGIQAWLVALTRI
- a CDS encoding PLP-dependent cysteine synthase family protein encodes the protein MSTALRRISSRDISSFLAAHELPDPLGAPRRSPAGLVGNTPVLWIGEPFNPAGRGFWAKLEGANPGGIKDRPALHMVSAARERGDLAPCAPIIESTSGTLGLGLALAGITYGHPVTLVTDPGLEPLMAHQLRALGAHVDVVTEPHPVGGWQEARRQRVGELLARTPSAWCPDQYNNPDNVAAYAPLALELTVQLGRIDVLVAAVGTGGHSAGIARTLRAFHPELRLVGVDSVHSTVFGQPAGPRLMRGLGSSIHPGNVDHAAFAEVHWVAPGEAVWTCRELARGHYASGGWSVGAVALVANWLARTQPARTRIAAVFPDGVHRYWDTVYSDDYCRTHDLLRRLPAAEPDEIAHPGERTVERWTRCTGVTAPVGTGGAAR
- a CDS encoding aldo/keto reductase, whose amino-acid sequence is MKYRTIGTDPKTRREVSVLALGAMLFGSRTDEKTSFAVLDRYVEAGGNFIDTSDNYAFWTDDSQGGQSEALLGRWRRSRGIGDEIVIATKLGARPLAPGTGYIDNPEGLSAKVIREAAQRSQERLGVEKIDLLYAHIEDRTVEPRETVEAFGELVAEGGVGLLGVSNHAIWRVERARALAAAAGLPGYEVLQYHHSLLRPRADVPSELFPEGNLGAATGELLSYLRAEPALTLVAYSPLLTGAYVRPDKPLLSAYDHPGTPARLAVLRDVAKETGASLNQVVLAWQIGAELPVIPLAGASSVAQLEENLAAVELELTADQRARLDAAH